Below is a genomic region from Rosa chinensis cultivar Old Blush chromosome 5, RchiOBHm-V2, whole genome shotgun sequence.
ATCATCACCGCCACCCCCTACTCCTACTCCATCACCACCGCTGCCCCCTACTTCTACACCACCTTCTTTCTATCCTTCACCACCGCCTTCATCAGAGGCCGCGGGTGAAAAGAGAGTCAAATGCAAGAATAAGAACTACCCTCATTGCTATGGTCTGGAGCTAAGTTGTCCTAGTGGGTGCCCTGAGCAATGTGAAGTTGACTGCGTCACATGCAGTCCCGTTTGTAGTAAGTTCACATAACCTACCTTTTTTACTTACAGGGTACTATTTGTTCTCCTCAGCCAGACCAAAGGATAGATAGATAAATCAATTAACTTTTACCTAAAGTTTGGTTCTTGTTTTAGAATGGCATTACATGAAATAAACGTAACAAGCAAAAACCAATTAACTAGCTACCATATGTATGGTTTAGATATGGGATCCTAGCATGGAATTATCTTCTTTCATACGTACATATTTCACCAAtactgtgacagtaattaaaaTCATTAGTTTCTAGTcataaaatattaaatttaatATATTCTAGTTAATCATAAATTGACTCAttcatatataaataatttttttgtgtTCATTACATTAATTGTTTACCTGGTTACTTCGACGCTAAAATGTATGTATGATACGCAGACTGCAACAAACCAGGTGCTGTTTGCCAAGACCCTAGATTTATTGGTGGTGATGGTATAACCTTCTACTTCCATGGCAAGCGAGACCAAGACTTCTGTCTCGTATCTGATTCCAACATCCACATCAACGCCCATTTCATCGGAAAAAGAGACCAAAATATGAAGAGGGACTTCACTTGGGTCCAATCTGTAGGTATCCTCTTTGACAATCGCAAGCTCTTCATAGGTGCCAAACCAACCTCCACTTGGGATGACACCGTCGACCGCCTAACCCTAGCCATTGACGACGAAACCATTAGCCTTGCCGACAACGAAGGCGCATATTGGCAATCACAAGGACTCAAGATCACAAGGAGCAAGAACACAAATGCTGTAGAAATTGAAGCTGAAGGGAACTTCAAGATCAAAGCAGTGGTGGTGCCGATAACGGAGAAAGAGTCGGTGATACACAGGTATGGGATTACACAGGAGGATTGCTTTGCTCACCTTGACTTGAGCTTCAAGTTTTATGCCCTAAGTGGGGAAGTTAATGGCGTGCTAGGACAGACATACGGTGAGAACTATGTTAGTAGGGTCAAGATGGGTGTCGTGATGCCTGTTTTGGGTGGCGATAGAGAATTTTCATCGTCTAGCATCTTTGCCTCGGATTGTGCTGTTGCTAGGTTTAGCGGTGAGTCTAGTGAAAAGTCCAAGTATGCTAGTACTATGAATTGCGCTAGTGGGATGGATGGCCGCGGAGTTGTTTGTAAGAGGTAATTAATTACGGATCTTTTCTCACCAGATCGATCTATTTCTATTGTAAAATAAAGGCCAGAATCATGTATCTGGCTCTAGCAGTTTCATCACAAAATTGATGTAACCTTGGTCAATTTGTCAATTATTTATTAGTCTCTTAATACATGCTTAATTGACTTTTTCATTTTAAtaatttgttgataattttGTTTAACTAATTTATTTTTGAGTGATTCTAATCAGACTTTTTAATTTGCTATATAAACCTTATTTTGTTCTCTCCAATCCATCACACTCCACATTCAATGCCCTTACAAATTATTCATCATCGATCATTGATCActacatgtatatatatcaaATAATCAGATTAATTGTAGGTCAGAATAAtgtaaaattgaaattcaacccgaacaattgaaaagaaatttcAAAGTACCTTTTATGTAGAGGCAGACAAAGAAAATGAAGCTAAGTTATTGGGATTTAAATAAAGCATTGGTGATTTAATTAAGTTATGAAATCATTGATAAACACTTAATTAAAGCCATCTGATTTGAATACAAACATTCAAATTATGCATTGATTAAGATAAGACCTTGTCTGACTAGATAAGGAGTTATAAACAGtttccttgatggaaggaactgctATAACTGCAAAGCAGTTACAAAACTGTCCTACAGATTTGTTGATTCCCCTGCAAGAACATAAACTAATCTCCCTATATATATTCCCATCAATACAAGGAGACTTATCGTATGGATCTTGGAGAAGGAATGGACAACACCAATCAAACTGTTCTATTACTTAAACTCTATATTTGATCTTAGTTTAAcatagaaatatatatttagtttatatatatgttttgcatttgatttgcAGTAGGCTAGTTTCAtttttaacaattggtatcagagcctctATGCTTAGACTAAGATTGATATATCTATGATTCTGAGATTACATGAATGCTAATACATGCttatatgattatattgatCTGGTTATTTTTAAAATCTTGCAATATTGAGATGATAAAGTCTGTATGCATAATTAAATTCTGTTAGAATAAATGTTGTGTGATTTCATTGAAGTTCATATGCTACCACAGTAGTCATGATAAATTGACATGTTAAAGTTCATGAAATGTCATATAAAGAACCAATGTTATTATGTTGTATGCTATCAAAGTAGTCACAGTAAAAGAACATTATAGTTTTCTGTAAGAAAACATTGATCAAGATAACATTATATGAATTGTTATATGCTTCCAAAGAAGTCATTTCAATTAAATCAATATGATGATATGCGTATATGTAAGAAAGAACTTTCAGTTGTCTTTTGAGATTGTATATCACAAATGATATCACTCTTATTTTGACAAATGTTTATCTTAAATATATACACTGTATGAAATGCATATTATCAATTTGCATTTGGGAAATTATATATTAAGTCAATGGTATACAGATACCATACTAAATACATCAATACATATTGCAGCACTGCATTAAATTTCCAATGAGCATCAGTAACATTGAATTGCTCAATGGATCAAACTACAAGAAATGGAAGGGAGACATTGAATTGAACCTGGGAATTTTGGACTTTGATCATGTGCTAAGGGAGGATCCACCACAGGAGCCAGCCGCTAATGCAAGCAAGGAGACTAAGGACAAGTATCTACAGTGGCATAGGCATAATAGAATGGCCTTGATCTGCATGAAGAAAAGCATGACAGATGCAGTAAAGGGAGGAATTCCAGATTCTGAAAATGCAAGGGTGTTTTTCAACTCCATTGCAGATAAGTACAAGGTGTCTGACAAAGCTGAGACTGGAAATCTGATgaataaattgatcaagatgAGGTTCAATGGACAAGGAAGCATCAGGGAGTACATTATGCAAGGGATAGACACTGTTGGGAAGTTGAAAGGCCTAAATGTGACAGTTGAAGATACTTTCTTGGTGTATCTGCTACTTAACTCACTGCCAGACCAATATAGTCATCTCAAGAGTCTCTACAACACTTAGAAGGAAAAATGGAGTCTTGATGAACTCATCTCCATATGTGTACAGGAGGAGACTGAGGTACTCAAGAGGGGTAAGGCCATAACCATAAACTACATAGGAAACCCAGTGAACTACTTGGGAAAACCCAAGTTTAAGAAAAATTCTGGAAAATACTTCAAGGGAAGTTCATCTAAGAACCCTGTGAAATCTAACTTCACCAAGGGTAAATCTCTCAATGCATCGCCAAGTCAAGTGAAATGCTTCTTTTGCAAGAAAGTTGGACATTTCAAGAAGGACTGTGACGGCTTCAAGAATTGGCTGAATAAGAAAGGTAACTTTTTACTCAAATCTGTTTTCTCTGTTGAGTCAAATGGTTTTGAAACTGACAATTCTTGATGGTTTGATACTGGTTCACCTATACACATTGTGAACTCGTTGCAGGGATTATCAAGAATAACAATCCCAAGAAGGAATGAGACTAAAGTATGTACTACAAGTGGACAAAAAGTAGAAGTTCAAGCTGTAGGAATTGTCAAGTTATTGTTTAGGAATAAATTTGTGTTAGAACTATCTAATGTGTATTGTATTCCAGAAATAAGGAGAAACCTAATATCTGGTTCTCAATTTGTTAAAGATGGTGattttagcttttcaagtaataATATTAGGATGTTGTTTTATAAAGCTGATTTCTGTTTTGGTAATGCTGATATTATTGATGGCTATTGGCATGTTAATTGTGTTAATGAAGTTTTCTGCAAAAATAGCTGTTTTGCTGATGTGTTTTCAATAAATAAAGTTTCTGGTGTCAAAAGAAAGTTCAAGCAAAATGCATCATCTTTTCTGTGGCATAAGAGATTAGGTCACATTTCAAAATTTAGAATGCAGGAACTGGTTAAACAAAATATCTTGCCTGCATTAGATTTCAATGATTTTGAAACTTGCATTGActgtttaaaaggaaaaatgacaaatTCCAGAAATCTTGATTCTAAAAGAAGTGAGCATCTTTTAGACTTAATACATACAGATGTGTGTGGACTATTTCCAGTTCAAACCATTCGTGGAAATTCATATTTTGTCactttcattgatgacttttcaagGTATTGTTTCATTTATCTCATTTATGAAAAATCACAAGTGTTGGAttgtttcaaaattttcaaaaatgagGTTGAAAGACAACTGAGAGATTAATTAAGATGGTGAGATCAGATAGAGGAGGTGAGTATTTTGGCAAATACTCAGAAAAGGGACAACATAAAGGACCCTTTGCTTTATATTTGGAAGAGTGTGGAATTATTGCTCAATATACCACACCTTACACTCCTCAGCAGAATGGGGTTTCTGAAAGAAGGAACAGGACCCTAATGAATATGGTTAGGAGCATGTTTGTTAGATCAGGCCTGCCAAAATTTTTATGGGGAGAAGCCTTAAAGACAGCTAATTACATTAGTAACAGAACTCCTACAAAAGCTGTGAAAAATACTCCATTTGAGCAGTGGTTTGGATATAAACCAAGTCTGAACCATTTTCATGTGTGGGGATGTAAGGCTGAGGCAAGAGTCTATGATGTGGAGAAGAAAGATAAGTTAGATTCACAGTCAATATCAACATTTTTTGTTGGATATGCAGAAAAATCAAAGGGGTACAAGTTTTATAATTCTGCAAGAAGTCAAATTGTACATGTTTAAAGATGTGAAGAACCCAAGTCAAACAAAATATCTCAATCTCTGTGTAATTCAATCAAGTAATGCAATACACAAATGCATTCTTATGATCGAATTTTGTGGCATAATGGAAAACAGAAAACCACCCAAAGTAGAGACACTGGTTATAATTTCAATAGCAGAAAAAATTAGAACAGAACACCtaagaaaacaataattctaAAATAAGCACATGAACCTAGTGATACGaggttccccccccccccccccccccggttcACCTACCACGTAACACAAATGGTTCTCAATACCACCAAACTGTTTTGCAGAGTGTACATTACAAAAAGTAAATCAATATATAAATTACCTTCAAAGCTCGAATTTTGATCTCTTCGAAGCTCAACTGATGCTCATTTTCCAAGTTTCCTGCATACAGAGGCATTGATACAATCACTAGCACAAAAATCATCAGATTTCCATATAGGGACGGTAAAAACAACACAAACCCACCAAGGTGCATAGCTTATGGATTTCCAAAACTACTTGAACGATGAATGTGAATCATTCAATtgggtatttagggtttaataATCTGAGCTAGCCTACATTACTTGACGCAAATTCCAAAACTGTAAATACCCAAAGACAAGCAGAAGCGAGTATATGTTGTCATCGTCGCCAAAGAAACAGATGCAAACAAAAACTTAGTTTCAATCCATTGTTTAATTAACCATTACCTGTGATTTAGGTGTCGCCATATGCAGAGATTTAGAACAGTTCTCAGTAGTTCAATTTGACTAAGGGCTCAGCTTATATTCTGGGCAATGGCGTGGCCGTCACCAACGAGACCGAGAACCTTGACGTGTTCGCAGTAGTTCATTGTCCTGCTAATGTTTTTAATCATATCTCCAAACTAAGATTAATTAAACATATATAAAAGATAATAgtcaacaaaattcaaattgGGAAATagaaaccctagcccccaaTTCACATTCTCGAACCCTGAAAAATTAATCAATGCATTGCAATATTAGCCCAGTGAGGTAATTAAACAAACATCTGGTGTGCATAAAATTTACCTATTCCAGACTTCCATCACAAGACGAAGTCCCTGTGTTGAATCAGCAATTCCTTCTCGATTTCGTGCTCGAATCTCCGATCGGCCCTGTCGGACTCATTCAACCCCTTGGGTTCAGGTCGAATCTTTAAGAATTCTTCCTGAGAAGCCCTCAAATCCTTGTACACCAAACACATAAACTTTTTCGGATCTCCCTTCTCTTTGCATTTGTTGCACTCGGCATCAGattctcttccttcttcccTCTCTTCTTTGCGACCACAAGTTTCCTCTCCAAtagaaaccctaacccccaataTTTCACATTCTCGTACCCTGAAAAGTTAATCCCAAATTAATTTCCTAACATTTAATGAGATTGAGAATGTTCAAAACCTAAATTCAAATCACCCATAACATAGAGAGAACAAAGAAGAGAAAACAGAGAGGAAGAGGACTAACCATTATGTTCCatgacagaaagaaagaaaagagagaacgaGAGAAGAGAGGACGAGAGAAGAGGTATGAGGACTGGAAGGTTTaaagttttttcttttagagtgtgtttggatgaggaaaaatatgatggaatttaattgaaagtgaggatttcataattcctacaacctaattccctcgtttggcattatcagactggaaattttaaatttctctgtggaaaaaaacgaaggaattcatcatttaaattcctcacttcaatttccaccaaaataggtgtcatttaagAATTCccttgcagtattcaattttcatttccaaaacaaggttttttttctattttatttttttatttgttttaaactttcttaatttattacacatttcaaatcctaaatggatacaaccaaacaacagaaattgcaattaatggaattttaaattgatggagttaaagattccatcatttataaattcctatggatttcataattttctcatccaaacgcaccgttACAAAGTCAAGTAGTTTAACAATAGTTTCAATTTTACAAACGAGGGAGATGCTGCGCTTTTCATTTTAGAAGCCCGCGTCTCATTTTAGAAGCCCGCCCTCCCCTCATtagtttattttaatttcttttcataGCGTTTATAAAGAAAACATCTATAATTAATAGCACTTTGAGAAATAACGCTATCATTCAGTGCTATCAATAGATACTTTTGTTGTAGTGATTTTTGAGACAAATAGAGCAACATTCTTTGATGAGCTATTTGATCAGTGTGAGGCAGTAATAGATGCAtcaagcacaagtcaaaatgaGAAGAATTTTGAGGAATGGTTTGTTTATCCAGAAATAGTGGTTGAAGATAATGCTTATATTCAAGAAAACATGATCATTGGAAATCAAATTCCAATAGAAATCATGCAAAATGAACTAGTTGCAATAgttgaaaatcaagcaaataatGGTGTGGAATTTCAAGAGAATGAAGTAGGTGAAAATGAAGCAGTTGAAGCAGTTCCAGTCAGGAGATCAACAAGAGAAAGAAGGCCTGCAATTTTTGATGACTATCATTTATTTTCTACTGAGGTGGAATTTGATTTGGGAGAAGATAATGATCCTGTTTGTTACAAGGAGGCAATGCAATCtgttaacaaagaaaaatggaaattggCTATGGAGGATGAGTTGCTGAGCATGTCAAAGAATTGTGTGTGGAAATTGGTGGAAAGAACAGCAGAAATGAAGCCTATAGGTTGCAAATGGGTatttaaaaccaaaagagatgcaaatggaaaGATTGAGAGGTATAAGGCTAGGCTGGTTGCAAAGGGTTACAATCAAAAGGAAG
It encodes:
- the LOC112163730 gene encoding uncharacterized protein LOC112163730, which codes for MEAQKEGSWLKEVTGCVAGVCIQSGEWASGWIRSDRVAVDVGERRGAGPNHFWFKQGLCQRWYFLVSNSRGFGVVVVEGAICWIIVGDGGLTTGISKPKAKKVKCQDKKFYKCYHKDLYCPAACLRTCVVDCKKCKAVCKAPPPPPPPPPPPPPRRKWRYPPPPPPKSYHHSPPPPPKTYPSPPPAPSVVPTPPPPATTPPPSPPISTPSSQPMPPATNPSPPPSPITTPSPPLSTPSSPPPPTPTPSPPLPPTSTPPSFYPSPPPSSEAAGEKRVKCKNKNYPHCYGLELSCPSGCPEQCEVDCVTCSPVCNCNKPGAVCQDPRFIGGDGITFYFHGKRDQDFCLVSDSNIHINAHFIGKRDQNMKRDFTWVQSVGILFDNRKLFIGAKPTSTWDDTVDRLTLAIDDETISLADNEGAYWQSQGLKITRSKNTNAVEIEAEGNFKIKAVVVPITEKESVIHRYGITQEDCFAHLDLSFKFYALSGEVNGVLGQTYGENYVSRVKMGVVMPVLGGDREFSSSSIFASDCAVARFSGESSEKSKYASTMNCASGMDGRGVVCKR